In Ignavibacteriota bacterium, the sequence AACAGAAGTGCTGATTGTTCCCCATTCCTGTTTCAGTTCCAATGCAATCTCAAGATTCTCATCGAACAAATGTTCGGTTGTTTTATCATAAATTGTTTCTTCACGGTATTTTCTATATGTGTATCCTATTCGTTGGAGAATTCGTAACTGCCTTCGTGTTGATTCCGAATAGGGAAACAAATCAAATTCAATTGCAGGTGCGAAATAATAAGCAAGAAACAAATTACTGTACGTGGATGAGGAAACCGAGCCAGACATTCCCGCCGACCAATTATCGTTGATACTCGAAACGACTAAGGCATATAAACTTTTACTCCCTGAATAACTTTCATAAATATCACCGTAGTAATCGGCGCGACTTTTATTTTCGTTGAGGTTGGTTGAAAGACTGAGTTTCCAGTCAGCAGTGGTACGGTTTGCAGAAATATTCCCGTACATGTACGATGATACATTGTTCTGGTCTTCACGGAGATTCCCATTAATGCGGAGAGAAAAAACCCAATAATCCCACGCATCCTTTACCTTCTCTTGTTCCTTTCCCGATTCTGTAAAGGAGATGGAGATTTTATCTGCGAGAGGAGTCTTGGCAACATATTTCATCAAACCAAGTTTTATTGTTTTCAATAAACCGTTTCTGGTCATTTCATCGGTATCGGTTTTTTGTGAATTATACAGGAGAGTATCGTTCTCGTTCAGGAAGCGTTCTTTTCCGATGAGCGTAATTGTATATTCTCGTCCGCCGCTTCCGGTTGTTTGCCGGGTGACAAGAATGTGAACCTGCGCCTCGTTTCTATCCCGAACGAAATTGACAAACTTCATTTCTGTCCGAATGAACTTTTCATCGCAGTTTGAGCAATCAAGAAAGATTCTTAGCGCTTGCTTCATAATGTCGGACGTTGAATCAGTCGTGTCTGATTGTGCATGAAGCGATTGAAAAGAGAATGTAAGAAAGCAAAGAAGTAGAATTTTCGATGCAGTGGATGGAAAAAGAGATGAAATATGGCTAATCATAGATTTTTCTTTTATATGAAGGTTAGACCTCCGTGGGTAAATTTGGTTGACACAGGTTGAGAGTATTATGTCACCGGTATGAATTGATGTTTGAATTCTTCGATTGATAATTCAGTCATAAGGCGCTCATGAAAGTGCAAGCCATATTTGTTCAGGAAATATGAGAGATTGAGAAATCGCTCCTGAAATGTGCCGTCCGGGAAAACATTGTTGGAGACACGGCTGATTTGCCGTAAGGCAACTTCGTGTTTCTTTCGTTGTGCTTCCATTGCTTTACTCTTGAGAAGCATGAGGACTTCTTCAAGTTTTGCCTGCGTGTTTTCCAAAGGACCGATGAGTGTCGGGTCAATCATTTCAAGTCCGAACTTCAATTCGTTGGCAATGTCGAACATTCTCCGTGTCGCATCGCCGAATAAATCATCAACCTTCACTTCCGAAAGCGCGCTGATAACTTCTGAGGCGACCTTATCCGCATCCTTCAAAAACGTTTCTATGTTCAGACCGTATTTGTTCATGATTGAGATTTGCCGTTGTTCAAGAAGTGTGGCGCTTGCGCGAGGGTAGATAACCGGCATTGGAATATTGAAGTACGAATAAACGCTTTTCAGTTGAGCGAAATATGCAACCTCAGAAGGTCCGGCAACATACGCAAGAGTCGGAAGGAGTGTATCCTGACACATGGGGCGGAGAGCAACATTCGGGCTGAAGAACTCCGGAGTTTCATCAGCAAATTTCAGCATTTCTTCTTTCGAGAAATATTGACGGATGCCTTTCAGACTGAAATCATGTTCACGCGGTTCAATTAAATATCTGCCACCTTTATGAAAGCAAAAGAGATTTAACGCACGAGGTTTTATTTGCGCATGATAATCATCTTCAAGTCTCGCACTTTGTTCAATAATTCGCTGAGTCATTGCCGGGAACTCGTTCAGTTCCTTCACGAACAAATGTTTCAACAGTTGCTTTGCTTCTTTGCTGTTTGATGAAATGAACACAAGTCCTGCATCGGGGAAGAGTGAGTTCATCCAACCTGCAAATGCGAAATTGAAATTTGCCTGAGGCTTGTAACTTGCTTGCAAAGTATCAAGCACCGGCTGACGAAACTCAGTAGGGAGAAGAGTATTTTGGATTTGCTCAAAAAAAGATTTGAGATGTTCATCAAACACTACTTCCCCGATAGCCCCGATGTTTTTCTCGGATGCTGTTCCACCATAAAGGTACTCGATGCGCTTCGGTTGATTTTCCGTATCAAGCAAACCGATGTTATTCATTTCCTGAAAGTCGTGGTCTTCACCTTCAAGCCAAAATACCGGGACGAAATGAAAATCGGGGAGAAGCGCTTGCAATTCTCCTGCAAGTTTAATAGCGGTAATCGTTTTGTAAATCGTGTAGAGTGGTCCGCCCAACATTCCCACTTGCTGACCTGTAACAATCGCTACGGTATTTGATTCAGAAAATAATTGAATATGTTCTGCCGTTTTTGTATTGGACATGAACGCATCATTTTGTTGCCGGAGTAAAGAAACTAACTCGGTTCGTTTTGTAAATCGTTTACAAATATCTTCGGCAAGTTTTGCGTAGAGATTTCTCTTTCTGAAATCAAGTGCGAAGAAATTTTGTAGTTTGGAATAGTTGTCAACGTAGTCGCAGAATAAGTCTGAGAAACCTTCGCCTGAGTGGGGAAGAGAAGAGAAATTAATACAGTAGTTATCGGTCATGAATTCTTAATGAATAAATTTGTGGCAAAATATACTCTTTCAAAGAACGAGAAACAAGCGAAATCATTCAGAAAATGCTATTCTTGTCAAAGTAAATCGTTCTTGTTCAAACCTCTTTAAGTACAGTTTGAATTAGTTTATAGCGTTGACTGTTGATGTATCATCTTGTCTGCAATTTACTTGAATGCATGATTGCAACTAAGATGAAGAATTGAGAAATATACAATAGAAGGTTGATAAGTCGTGGTGCAGTTAATCAACTAACAGAAAATCAATTTC encodes:
- the bshC gene encoding bacillithiol biosynthesis cysteine-adding enzyme BshC, whose protein sequence is MTDNYCINFSSLPHSGEGFSDLFCDYVDNYSKLQNFFALDFRKRNLYAKLAEDICKRFTKRTELVSLLRQQNDAFMSNTKTAEHIQLFSESNTVAIVTGQQVGMLGGPLYTIYKTITAIKLAGELQALLPDFHFVPVFWLEGEDHDFQEMNNIGLLDTENQPKRIEYLYGGTASEKNIGAIGEVVFDEHLKSFFEQIQNTLLPTEFRQPVLDTLQASYKPQANFNFAFAGWMNSLFPDAGLVFISSNSKEAKQLLKHLFVKELNEFPAMTQRIIEQSARLEDDYHAQIKPRALNLFCFHKGGRYLIEPREHDFSLKGIRQYFSKEEMLKFADETPEFFSPNVALRPMCQDTLLPTLAYVAGPSEVAYFAQLKSVYSYFNIPMPVIYPRASATLLEQRQISIMNKYGLNIETFLKDADKVASEVISALSEVKVDDLFGDATRRMFDIANELKFGLEMIDPTLIGPLENTQAKLEEVLMLLKSKAMEAQRKKHEVALRQISRVSNNVFPDGTFQERFLNLSYFLNKYGLHFHERLMTELSIEEFKHQFIPVT